From Sphingomonas sp. IW22, one genomic window encodes:
- a CDS encoding isoprenyl transferase → MATQIDPAPVAGTRPRHVAIIMDGNGRWAKARRLPRVAGHKQGVEAVRRVTRAARDLGLEVLTLYAFSSENWRRPVEEVRDLMGLLRHFLRAEIATLVADNVRLRVIGDYRALSDDLVALIDDALARTAANTGPTLVIALNYGAQAEIAAAARRLATAARNGAIDPAAIDEASVEAELTTHDLPPLDLMIRTSGEQRLSNFLLWQAAYAELLFVDTLWPDFDAATLAEALDIFSRRQRRFGGL, encoded by the coding sequence ATGGCGACGCAAATCGATCCGGCCCCCGTTGCCGGTACGCGGCCCCGCCACGTCGCGATTATCATGGACGGCAATGGGCGCTGGGCAAAGGCCCGGCGTCTGCCGCGCGTGGCAGGGCACAAGCAGGGCGTCGAGGCTGTGCGGCGTGTGACCCGCGCGGCCCGCGATCTGGGGCTGGAGGTGCTGACCCTCTATGCCTTTTCGTCGGAGAATTGGCGCCGCCCGGTGGAGGAAGTGCGCGACCTGATGGGTCTGCTGCGCCATTTCCTGCGCGCGGAGATTGCAACCCTGGTCGCCGATAATGTGCGGCTGCGCGTGATCGGTGACTATCGCGCGCTGTCCGACGATCTGGTTGCGCTGATCGACGACGCGCTCGCGCGAACGGCCGCGAATACCGGTCCCACGCTGGTAATTGCGCTGAATTACGGGGCGCAGGCAGAGATTGCGGCAGCGGCGCGGCGTCTGGCGACGGCGGCGCGTAATGGTGCGATCGATCCCGCTGCGATTGATGAGGCGAGTGTCGAGGCGGAACTGACCACGCATGACCTGCCGCCGCTGGATTTGATGATCCGCACATCTGGCGAGCAGCGGTTGTCCAATTTCCTGCTGTGGCAGGCGGCCTATGCCGAATTGCTGTTCGTCGACACGCTGTGGCCGGATTTTGATGCGGCGACGCTGGCAGAGGCGCTGGACATTTTTTCGCGTCGGCAGCGTCGCTTCGGTGGCTTGTGA
- the frr gene encoding ribosome recycling factor, translating to MAAAYEKADLERRMAGAVESLKGDLSGLRTGRASTSLLDPVTVEVYGAHMPLSQVATVSAPESRMLSVQVWDKSNVGPVEKAIRSAGLGLNPINDGQTLRLPIPDLTEERRKELAKLAGQYAEKARVAVRNVRRDGMDSLKADEKKGLLSEDERKRHEGEVQKLTDATIADIDATAAAKEKEILGK from the coding sequence ATGGCCGCCGCATATGAAAAGGCAGACCTCGAACGCCGCATGGCCGGCGCGGTCGAATCGCTGAAGGGGGATCTGTCGGGTCTGCGCACTGGACGCGCGTCGACGTCGCTGCTCGATCCGGTGACGGTCGAGGTGTACGGCGCACACATGCCGCTCAGCCAGGTTGCGACCGTCTCCGCGCCCGAATCGCGCATGCTGTCGGTGCAGGTCTGGGACAAGTCGAATGTCGGTCCCGTCGAAAAGGCGATCCGATCGGCCGGCCTGGGTCTGAACCCGATCAATGATGGCCAGACGCTGCGCCTGCCGATCCCCGACCTGACCGAAGAGCGCCGGAAGGAACTTGCCAAGCTGGCCGGGCAATATGCCGAAAAGGCGCGGGTCGCCGTTCGCAACGTCCGCCGCGACGGCATGGACAGCCTGAAGGCCGACGAGAAGAAGGGCCTGTTGTCCGAGGACGAGCGCAAGCGTCATGAGGGCGAGGTCCAGAAGCTGACCGATGCAACCATCGCGGACATCGACGCCACCGCCGCGGCCAAGGAAAAGGAAATCCTCGGCAAGTGA